CAGCAGGTTGACGCGCGCCTTGTTCACTGACAGGTAGGAAATGCCGGCCGCACTGGCGAGTGCCACCAACACGACGCCGCAGACGCAGACCAGCATCAACAAGGTATCGCTGTGCAAGCCGCTCATGCGCTGCTTGATGGCCCGCCACGGGTTCATTGACCGCACCGTAGGTGGTGTGTTTGGTCAGCGCACTGGTAGAACAAGATCATAGTCGCCGGGTTCCATTGCTATGCGTAGGTGCTCCGCTGTTCGCCGGTTGATAGCGCGGCGCAGGCTGCGATTGAGTTCAAATTTTGTTGCCCCTCCCTTGCCGCTCCGTAGCGCCATTTTCGCCAGATCGGCTCCCATGCCGACATTATCGGGAAACAATGCAAACAGTGCGCCCCGCGCGACGTGCTGCGCGGAACCTGAAAAGACGATGACGTTTTTCGCCCATGCCCGTTCAAGAATATCCGGCAACGTCGAGTCCTCACCGAGTATGGCTGGGTCCTGACTCAGCCATAGCGCATCAGTTGTGCTATCGGCAGTCGCGAGAATTTCTTGATAGCGCTGCGCTGCAGAGCGTGCATCCAGCGTCGCCACGGCGACCAAACGCAGCTTGCGTTCATCGGCGGCGGCCTGGGCGCGTTCCAGCAGCCAGCCACTGCGCGCGGGGCGGTAGAGCCAGTGGACGGTGCGCACCCGGGGCTGTAGTCGAACGAGTTGATCGAACAGCCGGCCGGGATCGGGCTCCAGGCTGATACCCGGCAAGGGGGGCTCGCCAGTCGGCATGATGACCGCGCCGACAATAACCGACTGGCGGTCGCTCATCTGCGCCGCCGCAGACACGGCCGTGCTGCCCAGGACAATCGTTACAGGCGCGGCGCTGCCTGACCGGTTCAGCCTGGAGTTGGGCGCAGTCTTTTCAGTGCTCTGGGTCACGCGCGCGCTGGCGACGGTTCTGATGCCGTCGACTATCTGGGCCAAAACGGAGCGGTAAGGCTCCCGCACCTCCGGAACGACAACCAGTAACTCCGCCGCCGCCAGGGCGGCGTGGCTGACGAGGAAAACGGCGACGATTAATCTGGCCGCCAGGGGCGGCCCACGTTCATAGTTCCGGCCGCCGCGGGGCATCGCTGACATGAAGAACGTAACTGTCGTGGAAGAGTGGAAAAGAATCGATCAGCGAAACGCTTTACTGAGTTCCAGAAACAGGTTTCGCCCGGCCATGGGCAGATCGTTCGGAATCAGCCCGGAGGCACTGGGTTCCCGAACATCGGCGTTGAACAAATTACGTGCAGATAATCTCATACCCCAGTTGTCCCCGAACAGTTTCTGCCCGCGCAGGGTCAGGTCAACGGCCACGTAGTCGTCGATCTTGGAGCGGTCATCGCCGGGCGGGCGCTTGCGATCGAACACGCCGGTGGCCTGACTCGACACGCTCCATTGCGGATCGAACATCCAGTCCGCCCGTACGTAAGCCAGGTGGGAAGGCGCAAACCCGACATCAGCGTCGGCGGACTCGTCAGTCGATTTCTGATAGGCGTAATTGCCCGCCAGGCGCAGGCGTCTGCTGGCCTGCCATGCGAGTTCCGCTTCCAGCCCGTAGCCGGTCTGACGGCCGGTGTTCTGGGCAGTGACGCTTGTCGACGGTGCGGGATCCGTGGCAAAGCGGATGATGTCGTCCATTTTGTAATAGAACAGGTTCACCGCGGCACGGAGGCCACGACCTGCATTCCAGTCGAGACCCAGTTCCCAGGTGTCGATCGTCTCCGGGTCGAGAGATGAGTTGCCGAGATTCGCGGGGTTATTGACGTTGTAAAGCTCGCCGAAGGACGGCGCCCGAAACGCGCGCCCATAAAGCATTTTTGTGGTCAGGCTATAACTGGTTTGCCAGACCAAAGCCAGGCGTGGGTTAACCGCGGTGCCAAAGTCCGAATAATCGTCTACCCGCACACCGGTGGTGAGCGTCCAATCGGGGAGGAAATTCCATTCGTCCTGGGCAAACGCGTAGGCCACGGTGCGTGCTTCTTCCCGTACAAAGGCCTCGACGTCCGTTACGTCCACCAGACCACCCAATGGAAACGGAACCGGGCCCAAAGGAGAAGGAACGAGCATGTAGTTGCGGCTCTCCTCGACTTTGTACATGTCTTCCTTGCGGTAACCGCCGCCCAGGCGCAAACGGTGCCCGCTAATGCCTGTGTATAGCCCGCTCATTTCGCCACGGTAGTGGCGCTCGTAAACATCCGGGTTGCCGAGCACGCCGTTGGGAAATCCGCCTGGGAACAGGGGGCCGAAGGCGCCGGGGGGGGACAGTTGCAGCCGGGCCAAATTCTCGACATTGTAGTAACTCAGTGTGCCGGTCAGGCCGAGGTTGTCGGCGAAGCGTGGATTGTCGTAGCTCAGATCGGCACTCAGGCGCCGGCCGTCGCCGCGGCCGACGGGGTCCAGCGCCTGTGCAACACCAGCGCCGACACCGATGTCGTTGAGTTCCTGAAAACCACCACGCAGGCGCCAGTAACCGAGACTGACGTCCGCGCGCGCTTCGGTGTTATCCCGGTTCAGTTCTGTCGGACCGGGTGCTAGCGAAACCGGAGGAAAAGGTGCAAACAATCCGTCGAGTGTCGTCTGCGCATCAGCGTCGATACGTTCACGCGGGCCGTCGCTGCGGGACCGTTCCAGAAAAAAATAGGCATCGAACTTGCCCAACTCGC
Above is a genomic segment from Immundisolibacter sp. containing:
- a CDS encoding TonB-dependent receptor plug domain-containing protein translates to GVINIITKSATDVHGLEVGARGGSYDRNDQYLQWGGELGKFDAYFFLERSRSDGPRERIDADAQTTLDGLFAPFPPVSLAPGPTELNRDNTEARADVSLGYWRLRGGFQELNDIGVGAGVAQALDPVGRGDGRRLSADLSYDNPRFADNLGLTGTLSYYNVENLARLQLSPPGAFGPLFPGGFPNGVLGNPDVYERHYRGEMSGLYTGISGHRLRLGGGYRKEDMYKVEESRNYMLVPSPLGPVPFPLGGLVDVTDVEAFVREEARTVAYAFAQDEWNFLPDWTLTTGVRVDDYSDFGTAVNPRLALVWQTSYSLTTKMLYGRAFRAPSFGELYNVNNPANLGNSSLDPETIDTWELGLDWNAGRGLRAAVNLFYYKMDDIIRFATDPAPSTSVTAQNTGRQTGYGLEAELAWQASRRLRLAGNYAYQKSTDESADADVGFAPSHLAYVRADWMFDPQWSVSSQATGVFDRKRPPGDDRSKIDDYVAVDLTLRGQKLFGDNWGMRLSARNLFNADVREPSASGLIPNDLPMAGRNLFLELSKAFR